A genomic stretch from Sinorhizobium terangae includes:
- a CDS encoding amino acid ABC transporter ATP-binding protein, which produces MANTATASKMTVSTTDVAIEITNMNKWYGDFHVLRDINLKVMRGERIVIAGPSGSGKSTMIRCINRLEEHQKGKIVVDGIELTNDLKKIDEVRREVGMVFQHFNLFPHLTILENCTLAPIWVRKMPKKQAEEIAMHFLRRVKIPEQAHKYPGQLSGGQQQRVAIARSLCMNPKIMLFDEPTSALDPEMIKEVLDTMVGLAEEGMTMLCVTHEMGFARQVANRVIFMDQGQIVEQNSPAEFFDHPQHERTKLFLSQILH; this is translated from the coding sequence ATGGCAAACACCGCCACCGCATCGAAGATGACCGTCTCGACGACGGATGTCGCGATCGAAATCACCAACATGAACAAGTGGTACGGTGATTTCCACGTGCTGCGCGACATCAACCTTAAGGTCATGCGCGGCGAGCGCATCGTCATCGCCGGCCCGTCGGGCTCCGGCAAGTCGACGATGATTCGCTGCATCAACCGCCTCGAGGAGCACCAGAAGGGCAAGATCGTCGTCGACGGCATCGAACTCACCAACGACCTGAAGAAGATCGACGAAGTCCGACGCGAAGTCGGCATGGTCTTTCAGCACTTCAACCTTTTCCCGCACCTGACGATCCTGGAAAATTGCACGCTCGCGCCGATCTGGGTCCGCAAGATGCCGAAGAAGCAGGCTGAGGAAATCGCGATGCATTTCCTCAGGCGCGTCAAGATCCCCGAGCAGGCACACAAGTATCCGGGTCAGCTCTCGGGCGGCCAGCAACAGCGCGTCGCGATTGCCCGCTCGCTCTGCATGAATCCGAAGATCATGCTCTTCGATGAGCCGACATCGGCACTTGACCCGGAAATGATCAAGGAAGTGCTGGACACCATGGTCGGCCTCGCCGAGGAAGGCATGACCATGCTGTGCGTAACCCACGAAATGGGCTTTGCCCGCCAGGTCGCCAACCGGGTGATCTTCATGGATCAGGGCCAGATCGTCGAACAGAATTCGCCGGCCGAATTCTTCGACCATCCGCAGCACGAGCGCACCAAGCTGTTCCTCAGCCAGATCCTGCACTGA
- a CDS encoding DUF2849 domain-containing protein produces MVDKVLTANRLADGISVWLDASGNWVESLQDAFVARHAEAVAALEATGKRSFDENSVVDVNVVDVEEVDGTLRPLRMRERIRAEGPSIAYAPGYHGLSGPKFAA; encoded by the coding sequence ATGGTGGACAAGGTCTTGACGGCAAACCGACTGGCGGATGGTATTTCCGTCTGGCTCGACGCCTCCGGCAATTGGGTGGAGTCGCTGCAGGATGCCTTCGTCGCCCGCCATGCCGAGGCCGTCGCGGCGCTCGAAGCGACCGGTAAGCGCTCGTTCGACGAGAATAGCGTCGTGGACGTCAACGTTGTCGACGTCGAGGAAGTCGACGGCACGCTTCGCCCGTTGCGCATGCGCGAGCGGATCCGCGCCGAGGGCCCGTCGATCGCCTATGCTCCGGGATATCATGGGCTTTCCGGCCCGAAATTTGCTGCCTGA
- the cysG gene encoding siroheme synthase CysG, giving the protein MSQQLSYFPTFFSVAQKRVAVFGNGDEAFAKVRLLLNTEARIAVYADAPEAAFETFLETNGIEIVRETFAAHQVEGAVLVFAATGDASADRAIVAAARERKIPANAVDQPDHCDFLTPALVNRAPVAVAIGTEGAGPVLAQMIRAQIDQLLSPSLGLVASLAASYRDAVERLVPRGVARRVFWRRFFSGPVADHVALGDVASARREASRLLDGAGRVPGHVWLVGAGPGAEDLLTLRAQRVMMEADAIVYDALVPQAIVDMGRRDAERLSVGKRKGCHTKSQDEINQLLVKLAGEGKRVVRLKSGDPLIFGRAGEEMAALREAGISYEIVPGITSAFAAAADFELPLTLRGVASSLVFTTGHDLAGDVLPDWARLAVSGATIAVYMGRTVAASVAARLMKAGLPQETTVAVVENASRAERRLLHGILRDLPDLETRTELDGPVMVIIGDAVAGANFGRSEPLAAGRRQGSEAKDASGAKRAEQISN; this is encoded by the coding sequence ATGTCGCAGCAACTGTCCTATTTTCCGACATTTTTTAGCGTCGCGCAGAAGCGCGTGGCGGTGTTCGGCAATGGGGATGAGGCCTTCGCGAAGGTGCGGCTGCTCTTGAACACTGAAGCGCGCATCGCCGTTTACGCGGATGCGCCGGAGGCTGCCTTCGAGACATTCCTTGAGACAAACGGCATCGAGATCGTCCGAGAAACCTTTGCCGCGCATCAGGTTGAGGGCGCGGTCCTGGTGTTCGCGGCGACTGGCGATGCATCTGCCGACCGGGCTATCGTTGCCGCGGCGCGGGAGAGGAAAATCCCTGCGAATGCCGTCGATCAGCCGGACCATTGCGATTTCCTGACGCCGGCACTGGTCAATCGGGCTCCGGTCGCCGTGGCGATCGGAACCGAAGGGGCCGGACCCGTACTGGCGCAGATGATCCGCGCGCAGATCGACCAACTGCTTTCCCCGTCGCTCGGTCTGGTCGCGTCTTTGGCAGCGAGCTATCGCGATGCAGTCGAGCGACTTGTGCCGCGCGGTGTTGCGCGCCGCGTCTTCTGGCGGCGGTTCTTTTCGGGGCCGGTTGCTGACCACGTGGCGCTTGGCGACGTCGCCTCGGCGCGCCGCGAGGCGTCGCGGCTGCTCGATGGCGCCGGTCGCGTCCCCGGGCACGTCTGGCTGGTTGGCGCCGGTCCGGGTGCCGAGGATTTGCTGACGCTTCGCGCGCAGCGTGTGATGATGGAAGCCGATGCGATCGTCTACGATGCGCTCGTGCCGCAGGCGATCGTCGACATGGGGCGCCGCGACGCAGAGCGCCTTTCGGTCGGCAAGCGCAAGGGCTGCCACACCAAATCGCAGGACGAAATCAATCAGTTGCTGGTGAAGCTTGCCGGCGAGGGTAAGCGTGTCGTTCGGCTGAAATCCGGCGATCCGCTGATCTTCGGTCGAGCTGGCGAGGAGATGGCTGCCCTGCGGGAGGCCGGTATCAGCTATGAGATCGTCCCCGGCATCACCTCCGCATTTGCGGCAGCGGCAGACTTCGAACTGCCATTGACCTTGCGCGGCGTTGCGTCGTCGCTGGTATTCACCACCGGCCATGACCTTGCCGGCGATGTGCTGCCCGATTGGGCGCGGCTTGCCGTTTCGGGCGCGACGATTGCGGTTTATATGGGCCGCACCGTCGCCGCTTCGGTTGCCGCGAGGCTCATGAAAGCGGGCCTGCCCCAGGAGACCACAGTGGCCGTGGTCGAGAATGCCAGCCGTGCCGAACGGCGGCTGCTGCACGGGATTCTTCGCGACCTGCCTGACCTGGAGACGCGCACGGAACTCGACGGTCCGGTCATGGTGATCATTGGCGACGCGGTTGCGGGTGCCAATTTCGGCCGGTCTGAACCGCTTGCTGCCGGGCGGCGGCAGGGCAGCGAGGCCAAGGACGCTTCTGGCGCGAAACGCGCCGAACAGATTTCGAATTGA
- a CDS encoding amino acid ABC transporter permease — protein sequence MTTHEASFVRASMVEASPAPVLESGIVFWLRKNLFATPKDTALTIISLLVLAWLVPPAIQWLFIDAAWTGGGRGVCATVTQGGSQPDGWSGACWAFVNAKFSQFLFGRYPMDERWRPALVGILFVLFLVPMLMPKMPYKGLNAVLLLVVLPIIAMVLLPGGWFGLIYVETPLWGGLLVTLTLSFVGIAVSLPLGILLALGRRSDMPVIKMLCTVFIEVVRGVPLITVLFMASVMLPLFLPQGVTFDKFLRALIGVSLFASAYMAEVVRGGLQAIPKGQYEGADSLGLSFWQKMNLIILPQALKLVIPGIVNTFIGLFKDTSLVSIIGMFDLLGIVRLNFSDTNWASAVTPVSGLIFAGFVFWLFCFGMSRYSGFMERVLDRSQR from the coding sequence ATGACCACACACGAAGCAAGTTTCGTTCGCGCGTCGATGGTCGAAGCCTCACCGGCTCCGGTGTTGGAAAGCGGCATTGTCTTCTGGCTCAGGAAGAATCTTTTTGCCACGCCGAAGGACACTGCCCTCACCATCATCAGCCTCTTGGTGTTGGCATGGCTGGTGCCGCCTGCGATACAGTGGCTCTTCATCGACGCCGCCTGGACAGGCGGCGGCCGTGGCGTCTGCGCGACGGTCACACAAGGCGGCTCCCAGCCGGACGGGTGGAGCGGCGCCTGCTGGGCGTTCGTCAATGCGAAATTCAGCCAATTTCTCTTCGGGCGCTATCCAATGGACGAACGTTGGCGCCCCGCACTCGTCGGCATCCTGTTCGTGCTCTTCCTCGTGCCGATGTTGATGCCGAAGATGCCGTACAAGGGGTTGAACGCCGTCCTGCTATTGGTCGTTCTGCCGATCATCGCGATGGTCCTGTTGCCGGGCGGCTGGTTCGGCCTCATCTATGTGGAGACGCCACTCTGGGGCGGCCTCCTGGTCACCCTCACCCTGTCTTTCGTCGGGATCGCTGTCTCACTGCCGCTCGGCATTCTGCTGGCGCTCGGGCGACGATCGGACATGCCGGTGATCAAGATGCTCTGCACCGTCTTCATCGAGGTGGTCCGCGGCGTTCCGCTTATCACGGTGCTGTTCATGGCAAGCGTGATGCTGCCGCTGTTCCTGCCGCAAGGTGTCACCTTCGACAAATTCCTGCGGGCCTTGATCGGCGTGTCGCTTTTCGCTTCCGCCTACATGGCAGAAGTCGTGCGGGGCGGATTGCAGGCCATTCCGAAGGGACAGTACGAAGGCGCCGATTCGCTTGGCCTCAGCTTCTGGCAGAAGATGAACCTTATCATCCTGCCCCAGGCGCTGAAGCTGGTGATTCCGGGGATCGTCAACACCTTCATCGGCTTGTTCAAGGACACGTCGCTTGTCTCGATCATCGGCATGTTTGATCTACTGGGTATCGTCCGCCTGAATTTTAGCGATACGAACTGGGCTTCCGCGGTTACACCGGTGAGCGGCCTGATTTTTGCGGGATTCGTATTCTGGCTTTTCTGCTTCGGCATGTCGCGCTATTCAGGCTTCATGGAACGCGTGCTCGACAGAAGCCAAAGATAA
- a CDS encoding GntR family transcriptional regulator, with translation MPVQSQAHLAYLALERLIVTLKLKPGSLVTERQLIELAEHGRTPVREAIQKLAWQGLIDIRARVGLQITTIRPEDRAHVMQTRQRLEPLAAALVAQNASPEIRQAINGCEQTMTTCSDRGDMEGFLVADKMFDEIMEDACPNRFLTAALAPLQTHARRLWVASAAPEKMKGSVERHVRVMRAIQAADGDGAANAMSGLMDYLATA, from the coding sequence ATGCCAGTCCAATCCCAGGCCCACCTCGCCTATCTCGCACTCGAACGCCTCATCGTCACATTGAAGCTCAAGCCTGGGTCGCTGGTTACCGAGCGTCAACTCATCGAACTTGCCGAGCACGGCCGCACTCCCGTCCGAGAAGCGATCCAGAAACTTGCCTGGCAGGGGCTGATCGACATTCGTGCGCGGGTGGGACTGCAGATCACCACGATCCGGCCCGAGGATCGTGCTCATGTGATGCAGACGCGGCAAAGGCTGGAACCGCTGGCAGCCGCGCTTGTGGCGCAGAACGCGTCCCCTGAAATCCGGCAGGCGATCAACGGCTGCGAGCAGACGATGACAACGTGTTCGGACCGGGGCGACATGGAGGGTTTTCTCGTCGCCGACAAGATGTTCGACGAGATCATGGAGGACGCCTGTCCGAACAGGTTTCTGACGGCGGCGCTCGCGCCGTTGCAGACCCACGCGCGCCGCTTATGGGTTGCGTCAGCCGCGCCGGAAAAGATGAAGGGATCGGTGGAGCGCCATGTCAGGGTGATGCGCGCGATCCAGGCGGCAGACGGCGACGGCGCCGCCAATGCCATGTCCGGGCTGATGGATTATCTGGCGACGGCTTGA
- a CDS encoding amino acid ABC transporter permease produces the protein MAIGVTNAPEKSKSSGSIINDPQVRGIFYQAVTIIILAVFIYWIVDNTIENLRRANIASGYGFVRSRAGFDVGQSLIAFTSDSTYGRALVVGFVNTLLVAITGIITATIIGFVVGIGRLSHNWIIAKLSLAYVEVFRNIPPLLVIFFWYSGVLAVLPQAREALALPLNVFVSNRGVAFPRPVLGEGAEYTILAFLIAVAASFLVARYANQRQAATGQRFPVLWTVLGLVIGLPLITFLATGAPITFDLPIAGKFNLTGGSVVGPEFMSLYLALSFYTAAFIAEIVRAGIRGISKGQTEAAHALGIRPRLTTRLVVVPQAMRIIIPPLTSQYLNLTKNSSLAIAVGYADLVAVGGTILNQTGQAIEVVSIWLIVYLTLSLATSLFMNWYNARMALVER, from the coding sequence ATGGCCATTGGCGTCACGAATGCGCCTGAAAAGAGCAAGTCCTCGGGATCGATCATCAACGACCCCCAGGTGCGCGGCATATTCTATCAGGCAGTCACCATCATCATCCTCGCGGTCTTCATCTATTGGATCGTCGACAACACGATTGAGAACCTTAGGCGCGCGAATATCGCATCGGGATATGGCTTCGTGAGAAGCCGCGCAGGCTTCGACGTCGGGCAATCGCTTATCGCGTTCACCAGCGATTCGACCTATGGCCGTGCGCTTGTCGTCGGCTTCGTCAATACGCTGCTCGTCGCGATCACCGGCATCATCACCGCGACGATCATCGGCTTCGTCGTCGGCATCGGGCGGCTCTCGCACAACTGGATCATCGCCAAATTGTCGCTGGCCTATGTCGAGGTGTTCCGCAACATCCCTCCTCTGCTCGTCATTTTCTTCTGGTACAGCGGCGTTCTGGCAGTGTTGCCGCAGGCACGAGAGGCGCTTGCCCTGCCCTTGAACGTTTTTGTCAGCAATCGCGGCGTGGCCTTCCCGAGGCCCGTCCTCGGAGAAGGGGCTGAGTATACGATCCTCGCGTTCCTTATTGCCGTTGCCGCGAGCTTTCTCGTCGCGCGTTATGCCAACCAGCGACAGGCGGCGACCGGCCAGCGCTTTCCGGTGCTGTGGACGGTGCTCGGGTTGGTCATAGGCCTGCCGCTGATCACATTCCTCGCTACGGGCGCACCGATCACCTTCGACCTCCCGATTGCCGGCAAGTTCAACCTTACGGGCGGTTCGGTCGTGGGACCCGAGTTCATGTCGCTCTACCTCGCGCTTTCCTTCTACACGGCGGCCTTCATCGCGGAGATCGTCCGCGCAGGTATCCGCGGGATTTCAAAAGGGCAGACCGAAGCGGCCCACGCGCTTGGTATCCGCCCGCGACTGACCACGCGACTGGTCGTCGTGCCACAGGCGATGCGAATCATCATTCCACCGCTGACGAGCCAATATCTCAACCTCACCAAGAACTCGTCTCTGGCAATTGCCGTCGGCTACGCCGACCTCGTCGCTGTCGGCGGGACCATCCTTAACCAGACCGGGCAGGCGATCGAAGTGGTCAGCATCTGGCTCATCGTCTATCTCACCCTCAGCCTTGCGACCTCGCTGTTCATGAACTGGTACAACGCCCGCATGGCACTGGTGGAAAGGTGA
- a CDS encoding nitrite/sulfite reductase yields the protein MYRYDEFDHAFVSARVEQFRDQVQRRLSGELAEDAFKPLRLMNGVYLQLHAYMLRVAIPYGTLSSRQMRMLAHIARKYDRGYGHFTTRQNIQYNWPRLSDTPDILNELASVEMHALQTSGNCIRNVTADHFSSAAADEIADPRPYAEILRQWSSVHPEFSFLPRKFKIAVTGAERDRAAIQVHDIGLHLKKDENGRLGFAVYVGGGQGRTPLIAKKIRDFLPEEDLLSYTTAIMRVYNLYGRRDNKYKARIKILVHETGAEELARQVEVEFAKLKDTELKLPDADIQAISAYFAPATLPNRAEGWGNLARWKKADPEFARWVQQNVQPHKHPDYGMVTISLKPIGGIPGDASDAQMDAVADIAEEYAFDEIRVSHEQNLILPHVALADLEPVYRALVAAGLATANAGLITDIIACPGLDYCALANARSIPVAQEISNRFGSPERQAEIGELKIKISGCINACGHHHVGHIGLLGVEKKGAELYQITLGGSGDENTSIGEIIGRGFEPEKVTDAVETIVDTYLGLRRDKTETFLEAYRRVGPQPFKDALYGGSAQEAA from the coding sequence ATGTACCGTTACGACGAATTCGATCACGCCTTCGTTTCTGCCCGTGTCGAGCAGTTCCGCGATCAGGTCCAGCGGCGGCTGTCCGGTGAACTGGCCGAGGATGCCTTCAAGCCTCTGCGCCTGATGAACGGCGTCTATCTGCAGTTGCATGCCTACATGCTCCGCGTCGCCATTCCCTATGGCACGCTGTCGAGCCGGCAGATGCGCATGCTCGCTCATATCGCCCGCAAATACGACCGGGGCTATGGCCATTTCACCACGCGCCAGAACATCCAGTATAACTGGCCGCGTCTTTCCGACACGCCGGACATCCTCAACGAACTCGCAAGCGTCGAGATGCACGCTCTGCAGACCTCGGGCAACTGCATTCGCAACGTGACGGCGGATCATTTTTCCAGTGCGGCTGCCGATGAGATTGCCGATCCGCGGCCCTATGCAGAGATTCTCCGTCAGTGGTCGAGCGTCCACCCGGAATTCTCATTCCTGCCGCGCAAGTTCAAGATCGCGGTAACTGGCGCCGAGCGCGACCGTGCGGCGATCCAGGTGCATGATATCGGCTTGCATCTGAAGAAGGACGAGAATGGCAGGCTCGGCTTTGCCGTCTATGTCGGCGGCGGGCAGGGCAGAACTCCGCTGATCGCCAAGAAGATCCGTGACTTCCTGCCGGAAGAGGATCTGCTCTCCTACACGACGGCGATCATGCGCGTTTACAACCTCTATGGCCGCCGCGACAACAAGTACAAGGCGCGCATCAAGATTCTGGTGCATGAAACCGGTGCCGAGGAGCTTGCTCGCCAGGTGGAGGTCGAGTTCGCCAAGCTCAAGGACACGGAGCTGAAGCTGCCGGATGCCGACATCCAGGCGATTTCTGCCTATTTTGCGCCGGCAACCCTGCCGAACCGCGCCGAAGGCTGGGGCAATCTCGCCCGCTGGAAGAAAGCCGATCCGGAATTCGCGCGCTGGGTTCAGCAGAACGTGCAGCCGCACAAGCATCCGGACTATGGCATGGTGACCATTTCCCTGAAGCCGATCGGCGGTATTCCGGGCGATGCGAGCGACGCACAGATGGATGCGGTTGCGGACATTGCCGAGGAATATGCCTTCGACGAGATCCGCGTCAGCCACGAGCAGAACCTGATTCTGCCGCATGTGGCGCTCGCCGACCTGGAGCCGGTCTACCGCGCTCTGGTCGCGGCAGGCCTCGCGACGGCCAATGCCGGGCTGATCACCGACATCATCGCCTGCCCGGGCCTGGACTATTGCGCACTCGCCAATGCGCGCTCGATCCCGGTCGCTCAAGAGATTTCGAACCGCTTCGGTTCGCCTGAGCGCCAGGCAGAAATCGGCGAGCTCAAGATCAAGATCTCCGGCTGCATCAATGCCTGCGGACACCATCACGTCGGCCATATCGGTCTTCTGGGCGTGGAGAAGAAAGGTGCGGAGCTCTACCAGATCACGCTTGGCGGGTCCGGAGACGAGAACACGTCGATCGGTGAAATCATCGGCCGCGGTTTCGAGCCGGAAAAGGTGACCGATGCGGTCGAAACGATCGTCGACACCTATCTCGGCCTGCGCCGGGACAAGACGGAGACCTTCCTGGAGGCTTATCGCCGGGTTGGACCGCAGCCGTTCAAGGATGCGCTCTATGGCGGCAGTGCTCAGGAAGCCGCTTGA
- a CDS encoding amino acid ABC transporter substrate-binding protein, with the protein MARRILTALVGAAVMGIGAHAASAATLDDVKAKGFVQCGVNTGLAGFSAPDASGNWTGFDVDYCKAIAAAIFGDASKVKYTPLSAKERFPALQSGEVDLLARNTTWSINRDTALGFNFRPVNYYDGQGFMVRKSLNVKSALELSGAAVCVQTGTTTELNLADYFKSNNLQYNPVVFEKLEEVNAAYDAGRCDVYTTDQSGLYALRLTLSKPDDHMILPEIISKEPLAPAVRQGDDQWFDIVSWTHYALIQAEEFGITQANVEEMKKSTNPDVQRFLGVEADSKIGTDLGLTNEWAVNIIKAVGNYGEVFDRNIGAGSPLKIERGLNALWNKGGIQYAPPIR; encoded by the coding sequence ATGGCAAGACGAATTCTGACAGCTCTGGTTGGCGCTGCTGTCATGGGTATTGGCGCACATGCGGCATCGGCCGCGACCCTTGATGACGTGAAGGCCAAGGGCTTTGTCCAGTGCGGCGTGAACACCGGTCTCGCCGGCTTCTCCGCCCCCGACGCTTCCGGCAACTGGACTGGTTTCGACGTCGATTACTGCAAGGCAATCGCTGCCGCCATCTTCGGTGATGCCAGCAAGGTGAAGTATACGCCACTTTCCGCGAAGGAACGCTTCCCGGCACTGCAATCCGGTGAAGTCGACCTTCTGGCCCGCAACACGACCTGGTCCATCAACCGGGATACGGCACTCGGCTTCAACTTCCGTCCGGTCAACTATTATGACGGCCAGGGCTTCATGGTTCGCAAGAGCCTCAACGTGAAGTCCGCGCTCGAACTGTCCGGCGCTGCCGTTTGCGTGCAGACCGGTACGACGACCGAACTGAACCTCGCCGACTACTTCAAGTCGAACAACCTGCAGTACAATCCGGTGGTCTTCGAGAAGCTCGAGGAAGTGAACGCTGCCTATGACGCAGGCCGTTGCGACGTTTACACCACGGACCAGTCGGGCCTTTATGCACTGCGCCTCACCCTGTCGAAGCCAGACGATCACATGATCCTGCCGGAGATCATCTCCAAGGAACCCCTCGCTCCGGCCGTTCGTCAGGGCGACGATCAGTGGTTCGATATCGTTAGCTGGACTCACTATGCGCTGATCCAGGCGGAAGAATTCGGCATCACCCAGGCCAACGTCGAAGAGATGAAGAAGTCCACGAACCCTGACGTGCAGCGCTTCCTCGGCGTCGAAGCCGACAGCAAGATTGGCACCGACCTCGGCCTGACCAACGAATGGGCGGTCAACATCATCAAGGCGGTAGGCAACTACGGCGAAGTCTTCGATCGCAACATCGGCGCCGGCAGCCCGCTGAAGATCGAGCGCGGCCTGAATGCCCTCTGGAACAAGGGCGGCATCCAATACGCTCCGCCGATCCGCTGA
- a CDS encoding DUF934 domain-containing protein — protein sequence MTKIWKETGFVNDDPWVVETEENKAGSNEKAILGLDAFIDAVSAGDARELGVLIAPANDVTRLAPYLDRIALVAVAFPAFNDGRAFSHASRLRSQLGFEGEVRAVGDVLIDQIPLMLRCGIDSFAVTNATAIKRLSEGRLPGITNHYQPTARPSSDAKSYSWRRVS from the coding sequence ATGACGAAGATTTGGAAAGAAACGGGCTTTGTGAACGATGACCCCTGGGTCGTCGAGACGGAAGAAAACAAAGCCGGGTCGAACGAAAAGGCGATACTTGGCCTGGACGCCTTCATCGACGCGGTCTCCGCCGGCGATGCACGCGAGCTGGGCGTACTGATCGCGCCCGCCAACGACGTCACGCGGCTGGCGCCTTACCTCGACCGAATCGCGCTTGTTGCCGTGGCGTTTCCAGCTTTCAATGACGGTCGCGCCTTCAGCCATGCGTCGCGGCTTCGTTCGCAGCTTGGCTTTGAAGGGGAAGTCCGGGCGGTTGGAGACGTACTGATCGACCAGATCCCGCTGATGCTGCGTTGTGGTATCGACAGTTTCGCGGTGACGAATGCGACGGCGATCAAGCGGCTCTCGGAAGGGCGCTTGCCCGGCATCACCAATCACTATCAGCCGACTGCCAGGCCGTCTTCGGACGCCAAATCCTACAGTTGGCGGCGCGTTTCTTAA
- a CDS encoding ferredoxin--NADP reductase, protein MNAPAKTEDFAIQAPAGVFVETVTSVAHYTDRLFRFRMTRPQEFRFRSGEFAMIGLMVGDKPIYRAYSIASPAWDEELEFFSIKVPDGPLTSHLQKIRPGDQVLMRKKPTGTLVLDALVPGRRLYMFSTGTGIAPFASLIRDPETYEKFEEVILTHTCRDVAELKYGFDLVDEIRNHEFLNEIVGDKLRHYATVTREDYPFKGRITDLMTNGKFFADLGLPPLDPAIDRGMICGSTAMLKDTKEILEAAGLTEGANNKPAEFVIERAFVG, encoded by the coding sequence ATGAATGCTCCGGCAAAAACGGAAGATTTCGCGATCCAGGCACCAGCAGGTGTCTTTGTCGAGACGGTCACGAGTGTTGCGCATTACACGGACCGGCTCTTCCGCTTCCGTATGACGCGTCCGCAGGAGTTCCGTTTCCGCTCCGGCGAGTTCGCGATGATCGGCCTCATGGTTGGTGACAAGCCCATCTATCGCGCCTATTCGATTGCGAGCCCGGCATGGGACGAGGAACTCGAGTTCTTCTCGATCAAGGTTCCGGACGGCCCACTGACGTCGCATCTGCAGAAGATCAGACCGGGCGACCAGGTCCTCATGCGCAAGAAGCCGACCGGCACGCTGGTGCTTGACGCGCTGGTGCCGGGTCGCAGGCTTTACATGTTCTCGACGGGCACCGGGATCGCCCCCTTCGCGAGCCTTATCCGCGATCCGGAGACTTACGAGAAATTCGAGGAAGTCATTCTTACGCACACCTGCCGTGACGTCGCCGAGTTGAAATATGGCTTCGACCTCGTGGACGAGATCCGCAATCATGAGTTCCTGAACGAGATTGTCGGCGACAAGCTTCGCCACTATGCGACGGTGACGCGCGAGGACTATCCGTTCAAGGGGCGGATCACGGACCTGATGACCAACGGCAAGTTCTTCGCGGATCTGGGCTTGCCGCCGCTTGATCCAGCGATCGACCGCGGCATGATCTGCGGTTCCACGGCAATGCTGAAGGACACCAAGGAAATTCTGGAAGCTGCCGGGTTGACGGAAGGCGCGAACAACAAACCCGCCGAATTCGTCATCGAGCGCGCGTTCGTCGGCTGA
- a CDS encoding deaminase, protein MRQSDLAERLLTVIEKDILPLTEKGVAAGNKVFGAAILRKSDLSLVLAETNNETENPLWHGEVHTLKRFYEMADKPDTRDLIFLSTHEPCSMCLSAITWAGFDNFYYFFSHEDSRDSFSIPHDLKILKEVFRLDPGGYAQENAFWKSASIAALTGDADHQTKERLAAQDARIRERYRRLSEHYQAGKDQNAIPLN, encoded by the coding sequence ATGAGACAATCGGATTTGGCCGAACGCCTCTTGACGGTAATCGAGAAAGACATCCTTCCGCTGACCGAAAAGGGTGTTGCTGCCGGCAATAAGGTGTTCGGCGCGGCAATCCTGCGCAAGTCCGATCTTTCGCTGGTGCTTGCGGAGACCAACAATGAGACCGAAAATCCGCTGTGGCACGGCGAGGTCCATACGCTGAAGCGCTTTTACGAGATGGCCGACAAGCCTGATACGCGGGATCTGATCTTCCTCTCGACCCACGAGCCCTGCTCCATGTGCCTTTCCGCGATCACCTGGGCGGGGTTCGACAATTTCTACTACTTCTTTAGCCACGAGGACTCGCGCGACAGCTTCTCGATCCCTCACGACCTGAAGATCCTGAAGGAAGTCTTCCGGCTGGACCCGGGCGGCTATGCACAGGAAAACGCCTTCTGGAAATCTGCGTCGATTGCGGCACTGACGGGCGACGCCGACCACCAGACAAAGGAAAGGCTCGCCGCGCAGGACGCGCGCATCCGCGAGCGTTATCGCCGCCTGTCTGAGCACTATCAGGCCGGCAAGGACCAGAACGCCATACCGCTGAACTGA